In Methylacidiphilum infernorum V4, a single window of DNA contains:
- a CDS encoding EamA family transporter, with amino-acid sequence MAAILLPLLASMIQPVGFLLIKKGTNKPLEAFQAALITNIFFALLSLPFLFFTPKSNWGLPLVAAVLSALGQVLLFLSVINCEVSVITPIMGSKVLFIALMDWIFLGHQFEPKLAVAILFSLLGFFLLVKPSPKEAVVKSSKKSKELVFAVGCSLLFAGSDLVIQQASHEPLSTFLLAMYLFCGIVSLPFLTFVPLLGKESPFFSFSLFSGSFIQGLQGLGVALGILFSANATQTNILYNLRGIWSVFIVWALGFLIKTEEGSRQTAVFFKRLVAALCFLISAVVTLL; translated from the coding sequence ATGGCCGCCATACTTCTTCCTCTTCTTGCAAGCATGATCCAACCCGTGGGTTTCCTCCTTATAAAAAAAGGAACCAACAAACCCTTGGAAGCTTTTCAAGCCGCCTTGATCACCAATATCTTTTTCGCTTTATTGTCCTTGCCTTTCCTTTTTTTTACCCCAAAGTCCAATTGGGGCCTTCCCTTGGTTGCGGCCGTTCTGAGCGCCCTAGGACAGGTTCTTCTTTTCCTGTCGGTTATCAACTGCGAAGTGTCGGTCATAACCCCCATCATGGGGAGCAAAGTCCTATTCATCGCTCTCATGGATTGGATTTTCCTAGGTCATCAGTTTGAACCTAAGCTGGCCGTGGCGATACTTTTCTCTTTGCTCGGTTTCTTCCTTTTGGTCAAACCTTCCCCGAAAGAAGCGGTTGTAAAGTCGTCCAAAAAGAGTAAAGAGCTGGTTTTTGCCGTAGGTTGTTCTTTGCTTTTCGCCGGCTCCGACCTGGTCATTCAACAAGCCTCCCACGAACCGCTTTCGACTTTCCTCTTAGCCATGTATCTTTTTTGCGGCATCGTTTCCCTGCCTTTTTTAACCTTCGTCCCCCTCCTGGGGAAAGAATCTCCTTTTTTCTCCTTTTCTCTTTTTTCTGGAAGCTTCATACAGGGACTCCAGGGTCTTGGCGTAGCCTTGGGCATCCTTTTCAGCGCGAATGCCACTCAAACCAACATCCTTTACAACCTGAGGGGAATATGGTCGGTATTTATCGTTTGGGCTTTAGGTTTTCTTATCAAAACCGAAGAGGGTTCTCGCCAAACGGCCGTTTTTTTTAAAAGGCTGGTAGCGGCCCTCTGCTTTTTAATTTCTGCTGTAGTCACCCTTTTATGA
- a CDS encoding SRPBCC domain-containing protein, translated as MIYEISTSIEIKAKKEEIWESLTDFKSFPAWNPFLRKIWIKNLLPGEPFWLLVHAPSSFPVLMRGKMLRIDPLSLILWQCDLIHPFLLRGMHKLELLEATPTSTRFFHTERFEGILPSFLWMAIKPRVQEGFELMNQALKNKLENWG; from the coding sequence ATGATCTACGAAATATCCACCTCGATCGAAATCAAAGCCAAAAAAGAAGAGATCTGGGAATCTCTCACCGATTTTAAATCCTTTCCCGCGTGGAACCCTTTCTTAAGAAAAATTTGGATAAAAAACCTTCTCCCCGGTGAACCCTTTTGGCTTTTAGTCCATGCTCCCTCTTCATTTCCAGTGTTAATGAGAGGAAAGATGCTCCGGATAGATCCACTCTCTCTGATCCTTTGGCAATGTGATCTTATCCATCCCTTCCTGCTGAGGGGAATGCACAAGCTTGAACTTTTAGAAGCTACTCCCACTTCCACCCGCTTTTTTCATACGGAACGGTTCGAGGGGATTCTCCCCTCCTTCCTTTGGATGGCAATAAAGCCAAGGGTTCAGGAGGGATTTGAACTGATGAACCAAGCTCTTAAAAATAAGCTTGAAAACTGGGGTTGA
- a CDS encoding anaerobic ribonucleoside-triphosphate reductase activating protein — translation MKIGGIEPFSLIDFPEKTAAVIFTQGCNFRCPYCYVPQLVVPENYGPLLPLAGVLEFLDSRKEKIEGVVITGGEPTLQEDLQDFIILVKKRGFLVKLDTNGSHPEILERLIQKRLIDFVAMDFKAPLEKYPQATSSSIDPSAIAQSLDLLLQGKIEYEFRTTVVKEDLSFDEFKVMVAQIGGAQKYVLQKFLPLGPLVDSSYQRKHPLELEEAQRWKNYALLQIKKVILRNY, via the coding sequence ATGAAAATAGGGGGCATTGAACCTTTCAGTTTGATCGATTTCCCTGAAAAAACAGCCGCCGTTATTTTTACCCAGGGATGTAACTTTCGTTGCCCCTATTGTTATGTGCCGCAACTGGTAGTTCCCGAAAATTATGGTCCATTATTGCCCCTAGCCGGGGTCCTGGAATTTTTGGATTCCCGTAAAGAAAAGATAGAGGGAGTGGTTATAACGGGTGGAGAGCCAACCCTGCAGGAAGATCTCCAGGATTTCATTATCCTCGTTAAAAAGAGGGGATTTTTGGTTAAGCTCGATACGAATGGAAGCCACCCTGAAATCCTCGAAAGGTTAATCCAAAAGCGATTGATCGACTTCGTAGCCATGGATTTTAAAGCTCCCCTGGAAAAGTATCCACAAGCAACGAGCTCTTCAATCGATCCTTCAGCTATCGCCCAAAGCCTGGACTTGCTCCTCCAGGGAAAAATCGAGTATGAATTTCGAACGACGGTAGTAAAAGAAGATCTGAGCTTCGATGAGTTTAAAGTCATGGTTGCGCAGATCGGCGGGGCTCAAAAGTATGTCTTGCAAAAATTTCTCCCCTTGGGTCCCCTCGTTGATTCTTCATATCAAAGGAAACATCCTTTGGAGTTGGAAGAAGCGCAAAGGTGGAAAAATTATGCGCTCCTCCAGATCAAAAAGGTCATCTTGAGAAATTATTGA
- a CDS encoding ribonucleoside triphosphate reductase yields MQDSPLDESLEPSKLVDDYLSRSCWEIKENSNMSYSLQGLNFYLSSKISKSYWLQKIYPPEVKEAFERGDFHIHNLQVLGVYCMGWDLADFLAKGFMGVEGRMESGPPLHFSTALNQVVNFFYTLQGEAAGAQAFSNFDTLLAPFIRYDNLKEKEIRQLLQQFLFNLNVPTRVGFQAPFTNLTLDLNPPHFLQNEAVLIGGKIKKETYGEFQPEIDILNRLFCEVFLEGDARGRVFTFPIPTYNITSQFPWKGPAADALWKMTAKYGIPYFANFINSDLKVDDVRSMCCRLRLDLTQLLRRGGGLFGSNPLTGSIGVVTINLPRIGFLSKSEAEFLERLQELMELAKKALEAKRKALEGWIAKGLYPYSKFYLKGVYQRFGAYWANHFSTIGIIGMNEACLNFMGKSIADPEGKAFAIKVLDTLRGTLLAFQKETQNNYNLEATPAEATSYRLARIDKAMFPAIRVANEEAVKKGAAPFYTNSTQLPVHFTTDPFVALEHQEELQSRYTGGTVLHFFLGQKIDEPQSIPPFVQAVCSKYKIPYFTLTPTFSICPEHGYLSGEQSRCPRCGKPCEVYSRVVGYLRPLDQWNPGKQEEFKLRKTFQFNENRGH; encoded by the coding sequence ATGCAAGATTCCCCATTGGATGAAAGCCTTGAACCATCAAAGCTTGTAGATGACTATCTTTCCCGGTCTTGCTGGGAAATCAAAGAAAACAGCAACATGTCCTATTCCCTGCAGGGACTGAATTTCTACCTTTCCTCGAAAATTTCAAAAAGTTACTGGCTACAGAAAATCTATCCTCCAGAAGTCAAGGAAGCTTTCGAAAGAGGAGATTTCCATATCCATAATCTCCAGGTATTGGGAGTCTATTGTATGGGATGGGACCTAGCCGATTTCCTTGCAAAGGGATTCATGGGCGTGGAAGGGAGGATGGAAAGCGGTCCTCCCTTGCATTTCAGCACCGCTCTCAACCAAGTAGTCAACTTTTTTTACACGCTCCAGGGAGAGGCAGCGGGCGCCCAAGCTTTTTCCAATTTTGATACTTTGCTGGCTCCTTTCATCCGTTATGACAACCTAAAGGAAAAAGAGATCCGCCAACTGCTCCAACAATTTTTGTTTAATTTAAACGTTCCCACACGGGTGGGATTTCAAGCTCCGTTCACCAACCTGACCCTAGACTTGAACCCTCCCCATTTTTTACAAAACGAAGCTGTCTTGATCGGGGGTAAAATTAAGAAAGAAACTTATGGAGAGTTTCAACCAGAAATAGATATTTTAAACCGGCTATTTTGCGAGGTTTTTTTGGAAGGCGACGCTCGGGGCAGGGTTTTTACTTTTCCTATTCCCACCTACAACATTACCTCCCAGTTTCCCTGGAAAGGACCCGCTGCCGATGCCCTCTGGAAAATGACTGCAAAGTACGGGATCCCTTATTTTGCCAACTTCATCAATTCAGACTTGAAAGTCGACGATGTCCGCAGCATGTGTTGTCGGCTCAGGCTCGATTTGACACAACTATTACGCAGAGGAGGGGGGCTTTTCGGCTCAAACCCCTTGACCGGTTCAATCGGTGTAGTCACGATCAACCTGCCCCGAATAGGCTTTCTGTCCAAGAGCGAAGCTGAATTTCTTGAGAGGCTTCAAGAGCTGATGGAGCTGGCTAAAAAAGCGCTCGAAGCGAAAAGAAAAGCCCTGGAAGGGTGGATTGCAAAAGGCCTCTATCCTTACAGCAAGTTTTATCTCAAGGGCGTCTACCAGAGATTTGGGGCCTACTGGGCAAACCACTTCTCAACGATTGGAATCATAGGTATGAACGAGGCCTGTTTAAATTTCATGGGCAAAAGCATAGCCGATCCCGAAGGGAAGGCCTTCGCCATCAAGGTGCTCGATACCTTGAGAGGGACTCTGCTCGCATTTCAAAAAGAAACACAAAATAATTATAATCTTGAAGCTACTCCCGCCGAAGCCACAAGCTACCGGCTTGCACGAATCGACAAGGCGATGTTTCCCGCTATCCGTGTAGCCAACGAAGAAGCTGTAAAAAAAGGAGCAGCGCCTTTCTATACGAATTCAACCCAACTACCCGTTCATTTTACGACAGATCCCTTTGTAGCCTTGGAACATCAAGAAGAACTTCAATCTCGTTATACAGGAGGGACGGTCCTCCACTTTTTTCTCGGACAAAAAATCGATGAACCCCAATCGATCCCTCCTTTTGTCCAAGCTGTCTGTTCCAAATACAAAATTCCCTATTTTACTTTGACCCCTACCTTTTCGATCTGTCCAGAACATGGTTATCTTTCCGGAGAACAGAGCCGCTGTCCACGGTGCGGAAAACCTTGCGAAGTATACTCCCGGGTTGTCGGCTACTTACGGCCCCTGGATCAATGGAACCCGGGAAAACAGGAGGAATTTAAGCTGAGAAAGACCTTTCAATTCAATGAAAATAGGGGGCATTGA
- a CDS encoding DUF302 domain-containing protein produces MLIAYESKKSIEELRKALEANAIEKNFGVMAVHDISKTLENKGFALHYPCLILEICSPRFAQQVLEQNPEVSTALPCRIALYEYKSHRIVATLSPRKTIELFKAPGLHKVAEEVENILKEIMQKSV; encoded by the coding sequence ATGCTCATCGCTTACGAAAGCAAAAAAAGTATCGAAGAATTAAGAAAAGCCTTGGAAGCCAACGCGATAGAGAAAAACTTCGGAGTAATGGCGGTCCACGACATTTCCAAGACTTTGGAAAATAAAGGCTTTGCCCTCCATTACCCTTGCCTGATCCTCGAAATTTGTTCTCCAAGGTTTGCCCAACAGGTCCTTGAGCAGAATCCTGAAGTTTCAACCGCTCTTCCTTGCCGAATTGCTCTCTACGAATACAAGTCCCATAGGATAGTCGCAACCCTCTCTCCACGAAAAACGATCGAGTTATTCAAGGCCCCGGGACTCCATAAAGTCGCTGAAGAGGTGGAAAACATCCTCAAGGAGATCATGCAAAAATCGGTTTAA
- a CDS encoding glycosyltransferase family 4 protein, with product MRIAQVASLYEPVPPPRYGGTERIISYLTEELVRAGHQVSLFASGDSITTSRLHPIIPRALWEDSQPCANPLVYHILLLEEVLKHKDQFDIIHFHTDFFHFPILRRLDVPHLTTPHGRMDFPEYIPFFREFRDIPLSSISYAQKQGLALGHWVGTVHHGLPLSLYQLNENPSDYVVFLGRISPEKGVDDALAIARMAGLKLKIAARVGLGDDAYFEKLLPEFKKKNIEYLGEVTDREKNELLGGALALVFPVCWPEPFGLSMIEAMACGTPVIAYPHGSIPEVVDHGITGFIVKGVEEAVYVLSQIHTFDRKRCRQRFEQRFSAQKMAEAYISLYQKVIAQKRK from the coding sequence TTGAGAATAGCTCAGGTGGCTTCTCTTTACGAACCGGTTCCTCCTCCCCGTTACGGAGGGACAGAACGGATTATTTCTTACTTGACAGAAGAGCTTGTAAGAGCGGGACACCAAGTCTCCCTCTTTGCCAGCGGCGATTCCATCACCACCTCTAGGCTCCATCCCATTATACCGAGAGCCCTTTGGGAGGATTCCCAACCCTGCGCCAACCCGTTGGTTTACCATATTCTTTTGCTGGAGGAAGTGCTTAAACACAAGGATCAATTTGATATCATTCATTTTCATACCGATTTTTTCCATTTTCCCATTCTCCGGAGGCTGGATGTCCCTCACTTGACAACTCCCCATGGGCGCATGGATTTTCCCGAATACATTCCTTTTTTCAGGGAGTTTCGGGATATTCCCCTTTCATCCATATCCTATGCACAAAAACAGGGATTAGCCCTGGGTCATTGGGTAGGGACGGTTCACCATGGACTTCCCTTGTCTCTTTACCAACTGAATGAAAATCCTTCGGATTATGTCGTTTTCTTGGGTAGAATTTCTCCTGAAAAAGGGGTGGATGACGCCTTGGCGATCGCCAGAATGGCGGGTTTAAAGCTCAAGATCGCCGCCCGCGTTGGGCTCGGAGACGATGCGTATTTTGAAAAGCTTTTGCCTGAATTTAAAAAGAAAAACATCGAGTACTTGGGAGAAGTCACCGACAGGGAAAAAAACGAGCTTTTGGGAGGGGCGTTGGCTTTAGTATTCCCGGTCTGCTGGCCTGAGCCCTTTGGGCTTTCCATGATTGAAGCCATGGCTTGTGGGACTCCCGTAATCGCTTACCCCCATGGATCAATCCCTGAGGTCGTTGATCACGGGATTACCGGCTTTATCGTTAAAGGCGTAGAAGAAGCCGTTTATGTTTTAAGCCAGATCCATACTTTTGATAGGAAACGATGCCGTCAACGATTTGAACAAAGATTTTCGGCACAAAAAATGGCGGAAGCTTACATCTCCCTGTATCAAAAGGTGATCGCGCAGAAAAGAAAGTAA
- a CDS encoding DsbA family protein: MTKLATSPVVLLLLLASFFFSPFAAKARQNAEPIPPSPLPPLSAEARAKILKPLSIDWIQGEPSAPVIIIEYLDLECPVCAAYYPLLQELKKKYGDKIAWIIRHNPSMTHPEAFPASMAAEAAGRQGKFWEMVGLLLTNQKEWSFRPTCSEWFIHYAQKLGLNEEQFKKDLQGVEGIPLRKRILADCLSAIRVGVDGNPCFFINGEKITNPSNFQEFVTLIEAELIKKKSNISQLNP, encoded by the coding sequence ATGACAAAACTCGCTACTAGTCCTGTTGTTCTGCTCCTCCTTCTTGCAAGCTTCTTTTTTAGCCCCTTTGCTGCGAAAGCCAGGCAAAATGCCGAACCTATCCCTCCTTCTCCCCTCCCTCCGCTATCCGCCGAGGCCCGGGCAAAAATCTTGAAACCCTTATCTATTGACTGGATACAAGGAGAACCCAGCGCCCCCGTGATCATCATCGAATATCTTGACTTGGAATGTCCAGTCTGTGCCGCCTATTACCCCCTGCTTCAAGAACTGAAAAAAAAATATGGGGATAAAATAGCCTGGATCATTCGTCACAATCCCTCCATGACTCATCCTGAAGCCTTCCCCGCTTCCATGGCTGCAGAAGCTGCCGGCCGACAAGGAAAATTCTGGGAGATGGTCGGGTTGCTTTTAACTAACCAAAAAGAATGGTCTTTTAGACCGACCTGCTCGGAATGGTTTATTCACTATGCTCAAAAGTTAGGATTAAACGAAGAGCAATTCAAAAAGGATCTCCAGGGCGTGGAAGGAATACCCTTGAGGAAGAGAATCCTTGCCGATTGTCTTTCGGCCATTAGGGTGGGTGTAGATGGAAATCCCTGCTTTTTTATAAACGGAGAAAAAATAACCAATCCCTCCAATTTCCAGGAATTTGTAACGTTAATAGAAGCCGAACTCATAAAAAAGAAATCCAACATCTCCCAGTTGAATCCCTGA
- a CDS encoding MBL fold metallo-hydrolase: protein MVSLSILASSSKGNGYLLETPNSRILIDPGIRYKKIIRHLSAMNVPVESIKAVFITHEHTDHVAGLPILLKKMPFPLYCNTLTWKALKKSMGLEDKAVDWRPFESGSRYLLDEIEIESFPIPHDAADPVGFLFHHHRGTIGLLTDLGYVTKLVKEKITPCHTLLLESNYDMDLLQADRKRPWSVKQRILSRHGHLSNEATASIACDLAKKGLKKLFLAHLSEDCNRVELAETTVKNRILSSSLPLPHVQAIDPLKPSLQIVL from the coding sequence ATGGTTAGCCTGAGCATCCTAGCAAGCAGCAGCAAAGGCAACGGTTATTTGTTGGAAACTCCAAACTCTCGCATCCTCATAGATCCGGGTATCCGCTACAAAAAGATTATCCGTCATCTTTCCGCAATGAACGTCCCTGTTGAATCGATAAAAGCCGTTTTCATCACCCATGAGCATACCGATCATGTGGCCGGGCTGCCCATCCTGTTAAAAAAGATGCCTTTTCCCTTGTACTGTAACACGCTGACCTGGAAAGCCTTGAAAAAATCCATGGGCTTAGAAGATAAAGCCGTGGATTGGAGGCCCTTTGAATCCGGCAGCCGTTATCTTCTAGACGAGATAGAAATCGAAAGTTTTCCCATCCCCCATGATGCAGCGGACCCCGTGGGGTTTCTTTTCCATCACCACCGCGGCACTATCGGTCTTCTTACCGATTTAGGATACGTAACAAAGCTAGTGAAAGAGAAGATCACCCCCTGCCATACCCTCCTTTTAGAATCCAATTACGATATGGACTTGCTCCAAGCGGACAGAAAAAGACCCTGGTCGGTAAAACAAAGAATTTTATCCCGGCATGGACACCTTTCCAACGAAGCCACCGCTTCAATTGCCTGCGATCTGGCTAAAAAAGGCTTAAAAAAACTGTTCCTGGCTCACTTGAGCGAGGACTGCAACCGCGTGGAGCTGGCCGAAACGACCGTAAAAAACAGGATCCTTTCCTCTTCCCTTCCCCTTCCCCATGTCCAGGCAATAGATCCGCTGAAGCCTTCCTTGCAAATCGTTTTATAA
- the rpoN gene encoding RNA polymerase factor sigma-54 has protein sequence MSTSLGLYQSIKLHQALSPQMQHSLAILQAPAVELSTIIQQELLSNPLLEISEDKPLEGQSLEGLFHEKEKWYDYLGPNFEGAQRSIEDERKRQFFFDSQVVPPSMASELSRQLSLVCSDNTLLQAAQYIIGNLDERGYLNTELENIAHELGLAYDLVEKALELVQSLDPPGIAARNLSECLLLQLKALGKENSLEFRIISEYLTLLERKKLTEIAKQLKVSLKQVQEAVESIRSLNPFPGSKYRSEEKEKIIQVDLMVVKEAQDWKVYFNDEFMPRLRINHHYESLLSKNDKDPSLKNYLKEKKRSGLFLIKCLRMRENTLLKVAEAIVHCQKDFFDSGPHALKPLTMSEIAQKIDVHETTVSRAIANKYVKTPHGIFELKYFFNSGFQKQTGEFVANQTIKEAIERLIRNEDPRSPLSDQQIVELLAKEGIKMARRTVAKYRAHLKILPSHLRRIS, from the coding sequence GTGTCAACATCGTTAGGTCTTTATCAATCGATTAAGTTGCATCAGGCATTGTCGCCCCAAATGCAACATTCTTTAGCTATTTTGCAAGCTCCTGCCGTAGAGCTTTCTACAATCATCCAGCAGGAGTTGCTTTCCAATCCCCTGCTGGAAATTTCTGAAGACAAACCCTTGGAAGGCCAATCCCTAGAAGGGCTGTTTCATGAAAAAGAAAAATGGTACGACTACTTGGGACCCAATTTCGAGGGGGCTCAAAGATCGATCGAGGATGAAAGAAAACGGCAGTTCTTTTTCGATTCCCAGGTCGTTCCTCCATCCATGGCTTCGGAGCTTTCGAGGCAACTTTCCTTGGTTTGCAGTGATAACACTCTTTTGCAGGCGGCCCAATACATCATTGGTAACTTGGATGAAAGGGGATACTTAAACACGGAATTGGAAAACATCGCCCATGAACTGGGTTTAGCTTACGATTTGGTGGAGAAAGCCCTGGAACTTGTCCAGTCCCTTGATCCGCCGGGTATAGCCGCAAGAAATCTTTCCGAGTGCCTGTTGTTGCAACTCAAAGCGTTGGGAAAAGAAAACTCTTTGGAGTTCAGGATTATTAGCGAGTATTTGACCCTGCTCGAAAGGAAGAAATTGACTGAAATAGCAAAACAGTTGAAAGTGAGCCTCAAGCAAGTTCAAGAAGCGGTTGAATCCATTCGCTCCCTTAATCCTTTTCCCGGTTCGAAGTATCGCAGTGAAGAAAAGGAGAAGATTATCCAGGTTGATCTCATGGTCGTTAAAGAAGCGCAAGACTGGAAAGTTTACTTCAATGATGAGTTTATGCCCCGGTTACGCATTAATCATCATTATGAAAGCCTGCTGAGTAAAAACGACAAGGATCCGAGCTTGAAGAATTATTTGAAGGAGAAGAAACGTTCGGGACTCTTCTTGATTAAGTGCTTAAGGATGAGGGAAAACACCCTTTTGAAGGTTGCCGAAGCCATTGTCCATTGCCAGAAGGATTTTTTTGATTCTGGTCCCCATGCTTTAAAACCCTTGACCATGAGCGAAATAGCTCAAAAAATTGATGTCCATGAAACGACGGTGAGTCGGGCCATCGCCAATAAGTATGTAAAAACCCCTCACGGTATCTTTGAACTTAAATATTTTTTTAATTCGGGTTTTCAAAAGCAAACCGGAGAGTTTGTCGCCAATCAGACCATTAAAGAAGCCATAGAGAGGCTGATCCGTAACGAGGATCCCAGGTCTCCCTTATCGGATCAACAAATCGTTGAACTTCTGGCCAAAGAAGGGATAAAAATGGCCCGAAGAACCGTCGCCAAGTATAGGGCTCACTTGAAGATCTTGCCGAGCCATTTACGCCGGATAAGCTAA
- a CDS encoding DUF2905 domain-containing protein — MRGLFYFLIAMQELGKILVFLGVFLVIAGLLIGFGFGKGWLGKLPGDIKIEKGNFTFYFPLTTSILISIVLSLVFWLIRK, encoded by the coding sequence ATGAGGGGCTTATTCTATTTTTTGATAGCTATGCAGGAACTAGGGAAAATTTTAGTCTTTTTAGGAGTTTTTCTTGTCATTGCCGGGTTGCTTATCGGGTTTGGATTTGGGAAAGGCTGGCTGGGGAAGCTACCGGGTGATATCAAAATTGAAAAAGGCAATTTCACCTTTTATTTTCCCCTTACGACATCCATTTTGATCAGCATCGTCTTAAGTCTTGTTTTCTGGTTAATCCGAAAGTGA